One segment of Thermodesulfobacteriota bacterium DNA contains the following:
- a CDS encoding MFS transporter: MPVSPASVHRIHYGWVVVAAGMLCVVACLGFARFALGMLLPSMASTLKLSYSEMGFIGTGNFLGYLVSVLLSARASGRTGPRKFIFFALLAVCASMALVSRAGDFRSVMIWYTITGMGSGAVNVPVMGLVSAWFSSRLRGRAAGFIVIGSGFAIMLSGRLIPYVNREVGPEGWRVSWMILSGLTALVALAALALLRDRPQDMGLSPVGGGEAPQPLPRPEAAAREPSVYRKGVVYHLGIIYFLFGYTYPIYATFIVTTLVRERGFPEDVAGTFWMWIGFLSLFSGPVFGTLSDRLGRKAGLIMVFSLQAVSYLLAATRLPGAFLYLSIGFYGVVAWSIPSIMAAAMGDYVGARKAAEAFGLVTFIFGLGQMTGPAVAGMMAQRLGGFSSAFYMAAAFAAIAIALTAFLRKPEPG; the protein is encoded by the coding sequence ATGCCGGTTTCCCCCGCTTCCGTACACAGGATCCATTACGGCTGGGTCGTCGTCGCAGCGGGCATGCTCTGCGTCGTGGCGTGCCTCGGCTTCGCGCGCTTCGCGCTCGGCATGCTGCTCCCGTCGATGGCCTCCACGCTGAAGCTTTCTTATTCGGAAATGGGTTTCATCGGCACGGGGAATTTCCTCGGCTACCTCGTTTCCGTCCTCCTCAGTGCACGCGCAAGCGGCAGAACGGGTCCAAGAAAATTCATATTTTTCGCGCTATTGGCGGTCTGCGCCTCCATGGCGCTGGTGAGCCGCGCGGGCGATTTCCGGTCCGTCATGATCTGGTACACGATCACCGGAATGGGGAGCGGAGCCGTCAACGTCCCCGTGATGGGGCTGGTCTCCGCATGGTTCTCGAGCCGGCTGCGGGGGCGGGCCGCCGGATTCATCGTCATCGGAAGCGGGTTCGCCATAATGCTCTCCGGACGCCTGATCCCTTACGTCAACCGGGAGGTGGGGCCCGAGGGCTGGAGGGTGAGCTGGATGATCCTGAGCGGCCTCACGGCGCTGGTCGCCCTCGCCGCCCTCGCGCTGCTGAGGGACCGCCCGCAGGACATGGGGCTCTCCCCCGTCGGTGGGGGCGAGGCGCCGCAGCCCCTCCCCCGCCCGGAAGCGGCCGCCCGGGAACCGAGCGTCTACCGGAAAGGGGTCGTCTACCATCTCGGGATCATCTACTTCCTGTTCGGCTACACCTACCCGATCTACGCCACCTTCATCGTCACGACGCTGGTCCGGGAGCGGGGCTTCCCGGAGGACGTCGCCGGGACGTTCTGGATGTGGATCGGGTTTTTGAGCCTCTTCTCGGGGCCGGTCTTCGGGACGCTGTCCGACCGGCTCGGCCGGAAGGCGGGGCTGATCATGGTCTTCTCCCTCCAGGCGGTGTCCTACCTGCTGGCCGCCACGCGGCTGCCCGGCGCCTTCCTGTACCTGTCGATCGGATTCTACGGCGTGGTCGCCTGGAGCATCCCCTCCATCATGGCGGCGGCGATGGGCGATTACGTGGGCGCCCGGAAGGCGGCGGAGGCCTTCGGACTGGTCACGTTCATCTTCGGGCTGGGGCAGATGACGGGCCCCGCGGTCGCGGGGATGATGGCGCAGCGGCTGGGGGGATTCTCGAGCGCCTTCTACATGGCGGCGGCGTTCGCGGCGATCGCGATCGCTCTCACGGCATTCCTGCGGAAGCCGGAGCCCGGATAG
- a CDS encoding ACT domain-containing protein encodes MKVEQISIFLENKSGRLAEVTGTLAKAGVNIRALSLADTADFGILRLIVNDTEKAKRVMKENGFTVAKTEVIALEVPDSPGGLAGILATLDKAGINVEYMYAFVQRAKDNAIIIFRFDELDKAARVLLDAGVRVLKAEEVYAL; translated from the coding sequence ATGAAGGTGGAGCAGATTTCGATATTCCTCGAGAACAAGTCCGGCCGGCTCGCGGAGGTCACCGGGACGCTGGCGAAGGCGGGCGTCAACATCCGCGCCCTTTCGCTGGCCGACACCGCCGACTTCGGGATCCTGCGCCTCATCGTGAACGACACCGAGAAGGCCAAGCGGGTGATGAAGGAGAACGGCTTCACGGTCGCCAAGACCGAGGTGATCGCCCTCGAGGTGCCCGACTCCCCCGGGGGGCTGGCGGGGATCCTCGCAACGCTCGACAAGGCCGGTATCAACGTGGAGTACATGTACGCGTTCGTGCAGCGGGCCAAGGACAACGCGATCATCATCTTCCGGTTCGACGAGCTCGACAAGGCCGCGCGGGTCCTGCTCGACGCCGGGGTCCGCGTGCTGAAGGCGGAGGAAGTCTACGCCCTCTGA